A region of Zeugodacus cucurbitae isolate PBARC_wt_2022May chromosome 5, idZeuCucr1.2, whole genome shotgun sequence DNA encodes the following proteins:
- the Elovl7_0 gene encoding elongation of very long chain fatty acids protein 7 — protein MFFLLQLIWDYLREFDDKYRDRRSENYFLFSPLQVTLTLVAYYVFVKHLGPKLMENRAAFDLKYVLLVYNAAQVLINSGSLIMASYYTWLHKPYDRLTCMMPVMDSNVVGMIELRYSYIYYLLKVFDLADTVFFVLRKRYNQVSFLHVYHHIMITVATFIYLRYLPGGHGAVLALLNLAVHAIMYFYYLISVLRPELKQSLWWKKHITHAQIVQFVILFVHFGRALFDRTCLYPTVALFFGTTQAAIMLVLFCDFYYKAYLLPNKRKLVKK, from the exons ATGTTCTTTCTCCTGCAACTGATTTGGGATTATTTGCGGGAGTTCGATGACAAATATAGAG ATCGTCGCTCGGAAAACTATTTTCTATTTAGTCCGTTGCAAGTGACTCTCACTTTAGTCGCTTACTATGTATTCGTTAAACATTTGGGTCCGAAATTAATGGAAAACCGCGCAGCTTTCGACTTGAAGTACGTCTTATTGGTCTACAATGCTGCGCAGGTGCTCATCAACAGCGGCTCGTTGATCATG GCTTCTTACTACACCTGGCTACATAAACCATACGACCGCTTAACTTGCATGATGCCCGTTATGGATAGCAACGTAGTCGGCATGATCGAACTACGATACTCTTACATCTACTATTTGCTGAAAGTATTCGACTTAGCCGACACTGTGTTCTTTGTGTTGCGCAAACGTTACAATCAAGTGAGCTTTCTGCATGTCTACCATCACATTATGATTACAGTGGCCACCTTTATATATCTGCGTTATCTGCCCGGCGGTCATGGTGCTGTACTAGCCCTACTCAATCTAGCCGTGCATGCTATTATGTATTTCTATTACTTAATTTCGGTATTGAGGCCAGAGCTGAAACAGTCATTGTGGTGGAAGAAACACATAACGCATGCGCAAATTGTGCAATTTGTGATATTGTTCGTGCATTTCGGTCGTGCGCTCTTCGATAGGACCTGTCTATATCCAACAGTGGCGCTGTTCTTCGGCACCACTCAAGCGGCCATTATGTTGGTGCTCTTCTGCGATTTCTATTATAAAGCCTACTTACTTCCGAATAAGCGAAAATTAGTGAAGAAATGA